A genome region from Alphaproteobacteria bacterium includes the following:
- a CDS encoding N-acetyltransferase, protein MPITNNTKKNRYELEIDGHIAFADYRLDGNIIHIPHVEAPPKLRGTGAAGKLMQGIMQIAETENLKIRPICSYAASWLEKHPEYQHLRA, encoded by the coding sequence ATGCCTATCACCAATAATACCAAAAAAAACCGCTATGAATTGGAAATAGATGGGCATATTGCTTTCGCTGATTATCGTCTGGACGGCAATATTATTCATATTCCCCATGTTGAAGCGCCACCCAAGCTGCGTGGCACTGGCGCTGCCGGAAAGCTTATGCAAGGCATTATGCAGATTGCCGAAACTGAGAATCTAAAAATCCGACCAATATGTAGCTATGCTGCGTCGTGGCTGGAAAAACACCCCGAATATCAGCACCTTCGCGCCTGA
- a CDS encoding aldehyde dehydrogenase, producing MNQIVRHTDIDIRNAQQVAELRAKLLEFSESDTAAFAEQTREFMLACNVPASEPGTKDATTVRSFINGVAMYSLPDTTYSEYDVIHGKAKRGAELWNAMPLMGRQAFFRIMAEEIGPQYKAAIDLAITLEVGKAGSEFAKTIQWDKWAASPEVERYLSGTFVVDDLGRKYYLNQIAYMPEDAKNIYFYQGQRSTGLGICGSTNGFNYPAALAVPDIAASRVCGNGFIGKVPSKSPSFLYIRKKAENEALDLMAERFESYKWANTARHYGVDLSDEIIVRRLKNSFGIISGRNVIEQWAHACTAFRIVGGKSAGKIFREYRMEVDRSLEHTILELAGNNPAVIMPSAANLKGGLEKVVADLAEGNKSNSGQRCTSPRRWMVHKDIYETVKELAVASYTATANNENGAIDNPLDEKTDIGAIDKGGFKDAQEYLQKARDLGARVIGGNRVYTERFPNAYYMSPALVIWENVSEDKKQLMHQDEIFAPIANLDIIDDLNDAIAKTNRSTEHLSSGFYCDNDHIHELCTYMQGTNLGSLIHNGPPKDLSPEGIHAGRDDGGIGITGGLESLDQYMRARRDNNIRLLAKVSSIDAAKKLAEQLLASR from the coding sequence ATGAACCAAATTGTGCGCCACACCGATATTGATATTCGTAATGCACAGCAGGTGGCAGAGCTTCGCGCAAAACTGCTTGAGTTTTCAGAATCGGACACCGCCGCATTTGCAGAGCAAACCCGCGAATTTATGTTGGCGTGTAATGTCCCTGCATCGGAACCTGGCACAAAAGATGCCACCACCGTGCGCAGTTTTATTAATGGCGTAGCCATGTATAGCCTACCCGACACCACCTACTCAGAATATGATGTAATTCACGGCAAAGCCAAGCGTGGCGCTGAATTGTGGAACGCCATGCCGCTTATGGGGCGTCAGGCTTTTTTCCGCATTATGGCAGAAGAAATTGGCCCCCAGTATAAAGCTGCAATCGATCTGGCTATAACCTTAGAGGTCGGCAAAGCGGGCTCTGAATTTGCCAAAACAATTCAATGGGATAAATGGGCAGCCTCACCTGAGGTGGAACGCTATCTTTCCGGCACGTTTGTGGTGGATGATTTGGGTCGGAAATATTACCTTAATCAAATTGCTTATATGCCTGAAGATGCAAAAAATATTTATTTCTATCAGGGTCAGCGCTCTACTGGACTTGGTATTTGCGGCAGCACCAACGGCTTTAACTACCCCGCCGCGCTTGCTGTGCCAGACATTGCAGCCAGTCGTGTTTGCGGCAACGGATTTATTGGCAAAGTGCCATCAAAATCTCCCTCTTTTTTATACATACGCAAAAAAGCCGAAAACGAAGCACTCGACCTTATGGCAGAGCGCTTTGAAAGTTATAAATGGGCAAACACCGCCCGCCATTACGGTGTGGATTTGAGTGATGAAATTATCGTGCGCCGCCTCAAAAACAGCTTTGGCATCATCAGTGGCCGCAATGTGATTGAACAATGGGCGCATGCTTGCACGGCGTTCAGAATTGTTGGCGGCAAATCAGCGGGTAAAATATTCCGCGAGTACCGCATGGAAGTAGATCGCAGCCTTGAGCACACTATTTTAGAACTCGCAGGTAATAACCCAGCCGTGATAATGCCTTCGGCTGCCAATCTCAAAGGTGGACTCGAAAAGGTTGTCGCAGACCTCGCCGAGGGCAACAAAAGTAATTCCGGCCAACGCTGTACCTCACCGCGCCGATGGATGGTGCATAAGGACATATACGAAACCGTGAAAGAACTGGCCGTTGCTTCTTATACTGCAACCGCTAATAATGAAAATGGCGCCATAGACAATCCACTCGATGAAAAAACGGATATTGGAGCTATTGATAAAGGCGGTTTTAAGGACGCACAGGAATATCTGCAAAAAGCCCGCGATTTAGGTGCGCGGGTTATTGGTGGCAATCGTGTTTATACCGAGCGTTTTCCTAATGCTTATTACATGAGCCCGGCATTGGTGATATGGGAAAATGTTAGCGAAGATAAAAAACAATTGATGCACCAGGATGAGATTTTTGCACCCATCGCGAATTTGGATATTATTGACGATCTGAATGATGCTATTGCAAAAACCAACCGCAGCACAGAGCATCTTTCGAGTGGGTTTTATTGTGATAACGACCACATCCACGAATTATGCACGTATATGCAAGGTACTAATCTGGGTTCGCTTATTCACAATGGCCCGCCTAAAGACCTTTCTCCCGAAGGAATTCATGCTGGCCGCGATGATGGCGGCATAGGCATTACCGGTGGACTGGAAAGCCTCGATCAATACATGCGTGCACGCCGCGACAACAACATTCGCTTACTGGCCAAGGTGAGCAGTATTGACGCCGCTAAGAAGCTGGCTGAACAATTGCTAGCCAGTCGCTAA
- a CDS encoding alkene reductase, translated as MSVLFDPLPVGDLVLPNRIIMAPLTRTRADNAERVPNAMMVEYYRQRAGAGLILTEATSVCPMGVGYPATPGIWSDAQIEGWQKVTQAVHDEGGRIFLQLWHVGRISHPDYLDGNQPVAPSAIAAEGHVKLMRPKREYPIPRALQPDEITQVIAAYRKGAENAKLAGFDGVEIHGANGYLLDQFLQDNSNQRDDRYGGSLENRARLMLEVTDAVVDVWGKGRVGMHLAPRGDAHSMGDSDRFSTFSYVAHELGKRGIAFLCAREFRDGDWLTPTLKKAFGGVYIVNEDFDKHSAEMTLASGDADAVAFGKLFIANPDLPQRFAMNAPLNTPDNETFYTRGEAGYIDYAPMKPISA; from the coding sequence ATGTCTGTTTTGTTCGATCCGTTGCCCGTAGGCGATTTAGTATTGCCCAACCGTATTATTATGGCACCATTAACGCGCACGCGTGCAGACAATGCCGAACGAGTACCCAATGCTATGATGGTGGAATATTATCGCCAGCGCGCAGGGGCGGGGTTGATTCTTACCGAAGCCACCAGCGTATGTCCTATGGGGGTGGGGTATCCCGCAACGCCGGGCATATGGTCGGATGCGCAGATAGAAGGGTGGCAAAAAGTAACGCAGGCTGTACATGATGAAGGCGGGCGGATATTTTTGCAGTTATGGCATGTGGGGCGCATTTCTCACCCAGATTATCTGGATGGGAATCAGCCGGTGGCACCCAGTGCCATAGCCGCCGAAGGGCATGTGAAGCTTATGCGTCCAAAACGGGAGTATCCAATACCACGCGCTTTGCAACCGGATGAGATTACACAGGTGATTGCGGCCTATCGCAAAGGCGCAGAGAATGCCAAACTTGCAGGGTTTGATGGGGTGGAAATTCATGGCGCAAACGGCTATTTACTCGATCAGTTCTTGCAAGATAACAGCAACCAACGCGATGATCGTTATGGTGGATCGCTAGAAAATCGCGCACGCTTAATGCTGGAAGTGACCGATGCGGTAGTGGATGTATGGGGCAAAGGCCGCGTAGGTATGCATCTTGCACCGCGTGGCGATGCGCACTCCATGGGCGATAGCGATAGATTCTCTACCTTTTCGTATGTGGCGCATGAGCTGGGTAAGAGAGGCATAGCATTCTTATGCGCCCGTGAATTTCGTGATGGCGATTGGTTGACACCTACCCTCAAAAAAGCATTTGGCGGGGTGTATATTGTGAATGAAGATTTTGATAAACATAGCGCAGAAATGACGTTAGCCAGCGGTGATGCGGATGCGGTGGCTTTTGGTAAATTATTTATAGCCAACCCCGATCTACCACAACGTTTTGCCATGAATGCGCCACTAAATACTCCTGATAACGAAACATTTTATACCAGAGGCGAGGCGGGATACATAGATTATGCGCCTATGAAGCCAATTTCAGCTTAA